A region of Silurus meridionalis isolate SWU-2019-XX chromosome 17, ASM1480568v1, whole genome shotgun sequence DNA encodes the following proteins:
- the dimt1l gene encoding probable dimethyladenosine transferase, producing MPKVKAEKKCRQHQEVKSQGIMFNTGIGQHILKNPLVVNGIIEKAALRPTDVVLEVGPGTGNMTVKLLEKAKKVVACELDTRLVAELQKRVQCTPMQTKLQILVGDVLKTELPFFDVCVANLPYQISSPFVFKLLLHRPFFRCAVLMFQREFAMRLVAKPGDKLYCRLSINTQLLSRVDHLMKVGKNNFRPPPKVESSVVRIEPKNPPPPINFQEWDGLVRIAFVRKNKTLSAAFKSSAVEQLLEKNYRIHCSMHNIEVPQDFSISQKLQSILQEADFSEKRARSMDIDDFMVLLHAFNSAGIHFS from the exons ATGCCTAAAGTGAAAGCGGAAAAGAAATGTCGACAACACCAGGAGGTGAAGAGTCAGG gGATCATGTTCAATACCGGGATTGGGCAGCACATTCTCAAGAATCCCTTGGTCGTAAATGGAATCATTGAGAAG GCAGCCTTGAGACCTACAGATGTGGTACTAGAGGTTGGACCTGGAACTGGAAACATGACCGTGAAGCTTCTGGAAAAGGCCAAAAAA gttgttGCATGTGAGCTGGACACCAGGCTTGTGGCTGAACTTCAGAAACGAGTGCAGTGCAC ACCAATGCAGACGAAGCTTCAGATTTTGGTTGGCGACGTTTTGAAGACCGAACTGCCGTTTTTTGACGTTTGTGTAGCAAATTTACCCTATCAG ATATCATCACCATTTGTCTTCAAGCTACTCCTTCACAGACCTTTCTTCAG atgtGCAGTGCTGATGTTCCAGAGGGAGTTTGCCATGCGGCTTGTTGCGAAGCCTGGAGATAAGTTATACTGCAGACTGTCCATCAACACACAACTACTCTCCAGAGTAGACCACCTCATGAAG GTTGGGAAAAACAACTTCAGACCCCCTCCTAAAGTGGAATCTAGTGTGGTTAGGATAGAGCCCAAAAATCCACCACCGCCCATCAATTTTCAG GAATGGGACGGTCTTGTCCGAATCGCATTTGTAAGAAAGAACAAAACTCTAAGCGCAGCCTTCAA ATCCTCTGCTGTTGAGCAGCttttggagaagaactacaGAATTCATTGCTCCATGCACAACATA GAAGTACCACAGGACTTCAGCATTTCCCAGAAACTTCAGAGCATTCTACAGGAAGCTGATTTTAGTGAAAAACGGGCACGATCAATGGACATCGATGACTTCATGGT ACTACTTCATGCATTCAACTCTGCTGGGATCCACTTTTCATGA
- the kif2a gene encoding kinesin-like protein KIF2A isoform X2, whose protein sequence is MAVNFGKIVVGIYVEIKRSDGRIHQAMVTSLNEDNESVTVEWIENGDTKGKEIDLECIFSLNPDVALEEEISLSPVTPPPPTPTSMKVNKLPKNRRTIAPGRAEVPSRDNRVGSTRARPAQQQPEPALPPPAQQPAQTLQSQTQQSQQQQQNARRKSNCVKEVEKLQEKRERRRLQQQELREKRAQEVDTTIPNYEIMQMIRDFRASLDYRPLTTADLIEDHRICVCVRKRPLNKKESTAKELDVITIPSKDVVMVHEPKQKVDLTRYLENQTFRFDYAFDESSANEMVYRFTARPLVETIFDRGMATCFAYGQTGSGKTHTMGGDFSGKNQDCSKGIYALAARDVFLMLKKPNYKKMDLQVYATFFEIYSGKVFDLLNRKAKLRVLEDGKQQVQVVGLQEREVRCTEDVLKLIEVGNSCRTSGQTSANAHSSRSHAVFQIILRRKGKMHGKFSLIDLAGNERGADTSSADRQTRLEGAEINKSLLALKECIRALGRNKPHTPFRASKLTQVLRDSFIGENSRTCMIATISPGMASCENTLNTLRYANRVKELTVDPNAMAEGVRANINAITQLDIMEEEWDLSCSPQRDDLKLLCEQNEEEVSPQLFTFHEVVSQLVEMEEQVLEDHRVVLQESIRWLEDEKILLEMTEEVDYDVDSYSTQLQQILDQKIDVLIELRDKVRSFRSALQEEEQASKQINPKRPRAL, encoded by the exons ATGGCGGTGAACTTCGGTAAAATTGTCGTAGGCATTTACGTAGAGATAAAACGGAGTGACG GACGAATACATCAGGCCATGGTAACGTCTTTAAATGAAGATAACGAAAGTGTTACTGTTGAGTGGATCGAAAATGGAGACACAAAAGGAAAAGAG ATTGATCTAGAGTGTATATTTTCACTAAACCCAGATGTTGCTCTAGAGGAGGAGATATCTCTGAGCCCTGTAACACCACCTCCACCCACCCCAACTTCTATGAAGGTCAACAAGTTACCCAAA AATCGAAGGACAATTGCTCCTGGAAGGGCTGAGGTCCCATCCAGAGACAATAGAG TTGGATCAACTCGGGCGCGTCCTGCCCAGCAGCAGCCAGAGCCAGCACTCCCTCCACCTGCTCAGCAACCAGCCCAAACTTTACAGTCCCAAACACAACAGAgccaacaacagcagcagaatG CAAGGAGGAAGTCCAACTGCGTGAAGGAGGTGGAGAAACTgcaggagaagagagagaggcgGCGACTGCAGCAGCAAGAGCTAAGGGAGAAGAGAGCGCAG GAGGTGGACACGACAATCCCCAATTATGAAATAATGCAGATGATCAGAGACTTTAGGGCAAGCCTGGATTACAGACCATTAACCACAGCTGACTTG ATTGAAGATCACCgaatatgtgtttgtgtgaggaaACGCCCTCTTAACAAAAAAG AATCTACTGCAAAGGAGCTAGATGTTATCACCATCCCAAGTAAAGATGTCGTCATGGTCCACGAGCCTAAGCAGAAAGTGGACCTCACCAGGTACCTAGAGAATCAAACCTTCCGGTTCGATTATGCCTTTGATGAAAGTTCGGCGAATGAAATGGTTTACag GTTTACAGCAAGACCATTGGTGGAAACCATCTTCGATAGAGGAATGGCTACATGCTTTGCATATGGCCAAACTGGAAGTGGAAAAACAcat accATGGGTGGAGATTTTTCAGGAAAGAACCAGGACTGTTCAAAAGGAATCTATGCATTAGCTG CTCGTGATGTTTTTCTCATGCTTAAGAAGCCCAACTACAAGAAGATGGATCTTCAAGTTTATGCAACTTTTTTTGAAATTTACAGTGGAAAG GTGTTTGACTTGCTGAACCGTAAAGCAAAGCTGCGTGTACTTGAAGACGGGAAACAGCAGGTGCAAGTGGTTGGGCTGCAGGAGAGGGAGGTCAGATGCACTGAAGATGTCCTTAAGCTTATTGAGGTTGGAAATAGCTGCAG AACGTCAGGACAGACCTCTGCCAACGCTCACTCGTCCCGCAGCCATGCTGTCTTCCAAATTATTCTACGCAGGAAGGGGAAGATGCATGGAAAGTTTTCATTGATTGATCTGGCAGGGAATGAGCGTGGTGCTGATACATCCAGCGCTGATCGGCAGACAAGACTGGAGGGAGCAGAGATCAACAAGAGTCTGCTTGCACTGAAG GAGTGTATCAGAGCCCTGGGACGgaacaaaccacacacaccgTTCAGAGCCAGCAAACTTACACAAGTTCTTAGAGACTCATTCATCGGAGAGAACTCAAGGACATGCATG ATTGCCACCATCTCTCCTGGAATGGCTTCCTGTGAAAACACTTTGAACACACTACGATATGCCAACAG AGTGAAGGAGCTGACTGTGGACCCAAACGCCATGGCTGAAGGAGTCCGAGCCAACATTAATGCTATCACCCAGCTGGACATTATGGAAGAGGAGTGGGATTTGAGCTGCTCCCCTCAGAGAGATGACCTCAAGCTACTCTGTGAACAGAAT gaagaggaagtgtCTCCACAGCTGTTCACCTTTCATGAGGTGGTGTCCCAGCTGGTAGAGATGGAGGAGCAGGTCTTGGAGGATCACCGAGTAGTGTTACAG GAGTCGATTAGGTGGCTGGAGGATGAGAAGATTCTGCTGGAGATGACTGAGGAAGTGGATTATGATGTCGACTCCTACTCCACCCAGCTCCAGCAGATACTTGACCAGAAGATTGATGTCCTGATTGAACTCCGAG ATAAAGTGAGGTCATTCCGCTCAGCCTTGCAGGAAGAGGAACAAGCGAGTAAGCAGATCAATCCCAAGAGGCCTCGGGCTCTGTAA
- the kif2a gene encoding kinesin-like protein KIF2A isoform X1: protein MAVNFGKIVVGIYVEIKRSDGRIHQAMVTSLNEDNESVTVEWIENGDTKGKEIDLECIFSLNPDVALEEEISLSPVTPPPPTPTSMKVNKLPKNRRTIAPGRAEVPSRDNRVGSTRARPAQQQPEPALPPPAQQPAQTLQSQTQQSQQQQQNARRKSNCVKEVEKLQEKRERRRLQQQELREKRAQEVDTTIPNYEIMQMIRDFRASLDYRPLTTADLIEDHRICVCVRKRPLNKKESTAKELDVITIPSKDVVMVHEPKQKVDLTRYLENQTFRFDYAFDESSANEMVYRFTARPLVETIFDRGMATCFAYGQTGSGKTHTMGGDFSGKNQDCSKGIYALAARDVFLMLKKPNYKKMDLQVYATFFEIYSGKVFDLLNRKAKLRVLEDGKQQVQVVGLQEREVRCTEDVLKLIEVGNSCRTSGQTSANAHSSRSHAVFQIILRRKGKMHGKFSLIDLAGNERGADTSSADRQTRLEGAEINKSLLALKECIRALGRNKPHTPFRASKLTQVLRDSFIGENSRTCMIATISPGMASCENTLNTLRYANRVKEFGISPSDIPFSQGGSRSGLSPTCEVKELTVDPNAMAEGVRANINAITQLDIMEEEWDLSCSPQRDDLKLLCEQNEEEVSPQLFTFHEVVSQLVEMEEQVLEDHRVVLQESIRWLEDEKILLEMTEEVDYDVDSYSTQLQQILDQKIDVLIELRDKVRSFRSALQEEEQASKQINPKRPRAL from the exons ATGGCGGTGAACTTCGGTAAAATTGTCGTAGGCATTTACGTAGAGATAAAACGGAGTGACG GACGAATACATCAGGCCATGGTAACGTCTTTAAATGAAGATAACGAAAGTGTTACTGTTGAGTGGATCGAAAATGGAGACACAAAAGGAAAAGAG ATTGATCTAGAGTGTATATTTTCACTAAACCCAGATGTTGCTCTAGAGGAGGAGATATCTCTGAGCCCTGTAACACCACCTCCACCCACCCCAACTTCTATGAAGGTCAACAAGTTACCCAAA AATCGAAGGACAATTGCTCCTGGAAGGGCTGAGGTCCCATCCAGAGACAATAGAG TTGGATCAACTCGGGCGCGTCCTGCCCAGCAGCAGCCAGAGCCAGCACTCCCTCCACCTGCTCAGCAACCAGCCCAAACTTTACAGTCCCAAACACAACAGAgccaacaacagcagcagaatG CAAGGAGGAAGTCCAACTGCGTGAAGGAGGTGGAGAAACTgcaggagaagagagagaggcgGCGACTGCAGCAGCAAGAGCTAAGGGAGAAGAGAGCGCAG GAGGTGGACACGACAATCCCCAATTATGAAATAATGCAGATGATCAGAGACTTTAGGGCAAGCCTGGATTACAGACCATTAACCACAGCTGACTTG ATTGAAGATCACCgaatatgtgtttgtgtgaggaaACGCCCTCTTAACAAAAAAG AATCTACTGCAAAGGAGCTAGATGTTATCACCATCCCAAGTAAAGATGTCGTCATGGTCCACGAGCCTAAGCAGAAAGTGGACCTCACCAGGTACCTAGAGAATCAAACCTTCCGGTTCGATTATGCCTTTGATGAAAGTTCGGCGAATGAAATGGTTTACag GTTTACAGCAAGACCATTGGTGGAAACCATCTTCGATAGAGGAATGGCTACATGCTTTGCATATGGCCAAACTGGAAGTGGAAAAACAcat accATGGGTGGAGATTTTTCAGGAAAGAACCAGGACTGTTCAAAAGGAATCTATGCATTAGCTG CTCGTGATGTTTTTCTCATGCTTAAGAAGCCCAACTACAAGAAGATGGATCTTCAAGTTTATGCAACTTTTTTTGAAATTTACAGTGGAAAG GTGTTTGACTTGCTGAACCGTAAAGCAAAGCTGCGTGTACTTGAAGACGGGAAACAGCAGGTGCAAGTGGTTGGGCTGCAGGAGAGGGAGGTCAGATGCACTGAAGATGTCCTTAAGCTTATTGAGGTTGGAAATAGCTGCAG AACGTCAGGACAGACCTCTGCCAACGCTCACTCGTCCCGCAGCCATGCTGTCTTCCAAATTATTCTACGCAGGAAGGGGAAGATGCATGGAAAGTTTTCATTGATTGATCTGGCAGGGAATGAGCGTGGTGCTGATACATCCAGCGCTGATCGGCAGACAAGACTGGAGGGAGCAGAGATCAACAAGAGTCTGCTTGCACTGAAG GAGTGTATCAGAGCCCTGGGACGgaacaaaccacacacaccgTTCAGAGCCAGCAAACTTACACAAGTTCTTAGAGACTCATTCATCGGAGAGAACTCAAGGACATGCATG ATTGCCACCATCTCTCCTGGAATGGCTTCCTGTGAAAACACTTTGAACACACTACGATATGCCAACAG AGTAAAGGAGTTCGGGATTAGTCCCTCAGATATCCCGTTTTCTCAGGGAGGAAGTCGCTCTGGGCTCTCTCCTACTTGCGA AGTGAAGGAGCTGACTGTGGACCCAAACGCCATGGCTGAAGGAGTCCGAGCCAACATTAATGCTATCACCCAGCTGGACATTATGGAAGAGGAGTGGGATTTGAGCTGCTCCCCTCAGAGAGATGACCTCAAGCTACTCTGTGAACAGAAT gaagaggaagtgtCTCCACAGCTGTTCACCTTTCATGAGGTGGTGTCCCAGCTGGTAGAGATGGAGGAGCAGGTCTTGGAGGATCACCGAGTAGTGTTACAG GAGTCGATTAGGTGGCTGGAGGATGAGAAGATTCTGCTGGAGATGACTGAGGAAGTGGATTATGATGTCGACTCCTACTCCACCCAGCTCCAGCAGATACTTGACCAGAAGATTGATGTCCTGATTGAACTCCGAG ATAAAGTGAGGTCATTCCGCTCAGCCTTGCAGGAAGAGGAACAAGCGAGTAAGCAGATCAATCCCAAGAGGCCTCGGGCTCTGTAA
- the cenph gene encoding centromere protein H isoform X2 translates to MDSEDTDVAGVNDHLSSSISPIHLLRMKEIMSNQCFDMNIKVNMGKLKFSETLDAEADLARYEKSIEEARTSHFNKTLALHRMQVWNVIIEKLIKKNAEEVALKALVDENADLCEKTMKVIKETRELQDQITDIQKERLELKGLIKNKMQEINELKQMGENQGEVQKRAMERAEEILQKYKKIATISQNVLRGIILASRVNWIDDPKLRDIAMALESIPN, encoded by the exons atggattctgaaGATACTGATGTTGCTGGAGTAAAtgatcatctctcatcatccatTTCACCTATCCATTTACTGAG GATGAAAGAGATAATGTCTAACCAGTGCTTTGACATGAATATTAAGGTCAATATGG GCAAACTGAAGTTTTCTGAAACATTGGATGCTGAAGCAGATCT GGCCAGATATGAAAAATCAATCGAGGAGGCAAGAACGTCACATTTCAACAAAACGCTGGCCCTACACCG GATGCAGGTTTGGAATGTCATCATTGAGAAACTGAtaaagaagaatgctgaggaagt GGCATTGAAGGCACTTGTTGATGAAAATGCCGATCTCTGTGAAAAGACCATGAAAGTAATAAag GAAACTCGAGAACTTCAGGACCAAATAACAGACATTCAAAAGGAGAGACTTG AGCTGAAGGGTCTCATTAAGAACAAGATGCAGGAGATCAATGAGCTGAAACAAATGGGAGAGAATCAGGGTGAGGTGCAGAAGCGGGCCATGGAAAGAGCAGAGGAAATCCTGCAGAAGTACAAAAAGATAGCTACCATTTCTCAAAATGTCCTTCGA GGAATCATCCTTGCGAGCAGGGTGAATTGGATCGATGATCCAAAACTGAGAGACATTGCCATGGCGCTGGAGAGCATTCCTAACTGA
- the pola2 gene encoding DNA polymerase alpha subunit B, whose product MAAVTAEDLRLELETFDISCEEDAVLDKMLEQCMCHRLKGQDIVYEWVAFSTTKGQLKLTLNNLEIFEHEILNKKLKNKGSSKSSKFSTTRDVHSIQDLIKAEEEEENLLDSYTTPGKGSQKRTLTTPEHPKSKRTAARLSSPGLLFSPASFSPCATPSQKYSARGARGEVVATFGAVQGPRWTGKGQTAVHVDFFEGPEDSLTSSYKYMFQRLRDIRDVLIEKIDLLGEELRSHFSIEEFSPVSLPAQDTVSVLGQVCCDSNGKLNAQSVLLEASQEHGARQVPVDLSELKDYSLFPGQVVIMEGLNTSGSRFVASKLYEGVPLPFYSSPELKQEMNDQPVMVLVACGPYTPSDSLTYDPLIDLINIINKDRPDVCILLGPFVDSKHEQIEKGQVTETFETIFSKCIESIVDGTRGTGCKLVFVPSQRDVHHHYIYPQPPFTLPDLKKDDVPRVTLAPDPCTLLIGGVAFGMTSTDILFHMGAEEISCATGSDRFSRIMKHMLTQRSYYPLYPPAEEVNMDYERFQQYGQLPLTPDILIVPSELRYFIKDVIGCVCINPARLTKGQVGGTYGRLLIQQNPVHEEGKRVSPCIAAQVVKV is encoded by the exons ATGGCGGCGGTGACGGCGGAAGACTTGAGACTGGAGCTGGAGACGTTTGATATCTCCTGTGAGGAGGACGCGGTGCTGGACAAAA tGCTGGAGCAGTGTATGTGCCACAGACTGAAGGGACAGGATATTGTGTATGAGTGGGTCGCTTTCAGCACCACTAAAGGCCAGTTGAAGCTCACGCTCAACAACCTGGAGATATTCGAGCATGAG ATTTTGAACAAAAAGCTGAAGAACAAAGGCTCATCAAAGAGCAGCAAGTTCAGCACCACCAGGGATGTTCACTCCATCCAGGACCT AATTAAagcagaagaggaagaagagaattTACTAGATTCCTACACAACACCAGGGAAG ggcTCTCAGAAGCGCACTCTCACCACTCCAGAACATCCCAAGTCCAAACGCACTGCTGCTCGACTGTCCAGTCCGGGTCTGCTGTTCTCACCTGCCAGCTTCTCTCCATG TGCGACGCCTTCTCAGAAGTACAGTGCGCGTGGTGCACGTGGAGAGGTGGTGGCCACATTCGGTGCTGTGCAGGGTCCCCGCTGGACAGGAAAGGGTCAGACTGCAGTGCACGTGGATTTTTTTGAGGGACCTGAAGACTCGCTCACCAGCTCCTATAAATACATGTTCCAGAGGCTCAGAGATATACGAGATG TTTTGATTGAGAAGATTGACTTGCTGGGGGAGGAGCTAAGATCCCACTTCAGCATAGAGGAATTTTCTCCCGTCTCGCTTCCTGCTCAG GACACCGTATCTGTGTTAGGTCAGGTGTGCTGTGACAGTAACGGGAAGCTGAACGCTCAGTCAGTACTGTTGGAGGCGAGTCAGGAACACGGGGCCAGACAGGTGCCTGTAGATTTGTCCGAGCTCAAAGACTACTCGCTCTTTCCTGGACAG GTTGTCATCATGGAAGGATTAAACACTTCTGGTTCGAGGTTTGTTGCTTCCAAACTCTATGAG GGTGTTCCATTGCCCTTTTACTCAAGTCCGGAGCTAAAGCAGGAAATGAATGACC AGCCTGTGATGGTATTAGTAGCCTGTGGGCCATACACCCCTTCTGACAGCTTGACCTACGACCCTCTAATTGACCTGATTAACATCATTAATAAAGACAGGCCTGATGTCTGCATTCTG CTTGGACCGTTTGTTGATTCCAAACATGAGCAGATTGAg AAAGGTCAGGTAACAGAAACATTTGAAACCATCTTCTCCAAATGTATAGAGAGCATTGTGGATGGAACCAGAGG GACAGGCTGCAAGTTAGTGTTTGTTCCCTCTCAGCGAGATGTACATCATCATTACATTTACCCCCAACCCCCTTTCACTCTGCCAGACTTGAAGAAAGACGATGTTCCA AGAGTGACCTTAGCCCCAGATCCTTGCACACTCCTGATTGGTGGTGTTGCATTTGGTATGACATCTACAGACATTCTGTTTCACATGGGAGCTGAGGAAATCAGCTG TGCTACAGGCTCAGACCGATTCTCTCGGATCATGAAGCACATGTTGACTCAGAGGAG TTATTACCCTCTATACCCCCCTGCTGAGGAGGTCAATATGGACTATGAAAGGTTCCAGCAGTATGGCCAGCTGCCCCTCACTCCCGATATTCTCATCGTCCCTTCTGAACTGCGCTATTTCATTAAG GATGTGATTGGCTGCGTGTGCATCAATCCTGCACGTCTGACCAAAGGGCAGGTAGGAGGAACTTACGGGCGCTTACTGATCCAGCAGAACCCAGTGCACGAGGAAGGGAAGCGAGTGAGCCCCTGTATAGCAGCACAGGTGGTGAAAGTATAA
- the cenph gene encoding centromere protein H isoform X1 has protein sequence MDSEDTDVAGVNDHLSSSISPIHLLRMKEIMSNQCFDMNIKVNMAGKLKFSETLDAEADLARYEKSIEEARTSHFNKTLALHRMQVWNVIIEKLIKKNAEEVALKALVDENADLCEKTMKVIKETRELQDQITDIQKERLELKGLIKNKMQEINELKQMGENQGEVQKRAMERAEEILQKYKKIATISQNVLRGIILASRVNWIDDPKLRDIAMALESIPN, from the exons atggattctgaaGATACTGATGTTGCTGGAGTAAAtgatcatctctcatcatccatTTCACCTATCCATTTACTGAG GATGAAAGAGATAATGTCTAACCAGTGCTTTGACATGAATATTAAGGTCAATATGG CAGGCAAACTGAAGTTTTCTGAAACATTGGATGCTGAAGCAGATCT GGCCAGATATGAAAAATCAATCGAGGAGGCAAGAACGTCACATTTCAACAAAACGCTGGCCCTACACCG GATGCAGGTTTGGAATGTCATCATTGAGAAACTGAtaaagaagaatgctgaggaagt GGCATTGAAGGCACTTGTTGATGAAAATGCCGATCTCTGTGAAAAGACCATGAAAGTAATAAag GAAACTCGAGAACTTCAGGACCAAATAACAGACATTCAAAAGGAGAGACTTG AGCTGAAGGGTCTCATTAAGAACAAGATGCAGGAGATCAATGAGCTGAAACAAATGGGAGAGAATCAGGGTGAGGTGCAGAAGCGGGCCATGGAAAGAGCAGAGGAAATCCTGCAGAAGTACAAAAAGATAGCTACCATTTCTCAAAATGTCCTTCGA GGAATCATCCTTGCGAGCAGGGTGAATTGGATCGATGATCCAAAACTGAGAGACATTGCCATGGCGCTGGAGAGCATTCCTAACTGA
- the mrps36 gene encoding 28S ribosomal protein S36, mitochondrial gives MGSKVSTGKMAAAARVVQVVRPHAPRIKFPNRQDMPRPNVQEAIKLLIANMPHTPTPEAVQSTTPALRPTGPISRLPGTPDSITIVKELPQRYRRRALAIEEMDYIQRGGPE, from the exons ATGGGAAGTAAGGTTAGCACTGGCAAGATGGCGGCTGCCGCTCGGGTCGTGCag GTTGTGCGACCTCATGCACCACGGATCAAATTCCCAAATCGCCAGGACATGCCCAGGCCAAACG tgcaaGAAGCAATAAAGTTGCTCATAGCCAACATGCCACACACACCGACACCTGAAGCAGTGCAGTCCACTACACCAGCTCTCAGACCCACTGGACCCATCAGTCGACTCCCCGGCACACCAGACAGCATCACTATTGTTAAAGAGCTTCCACAAAGATACCGGCGACGAGCCCTTGCAATCGAGGAGATGGACTATATTCAG